One window of Terriglobales bacterium genomic DNA carries:
- a CDS encoding SAM-dependent chlorinase/fluorinase, with the protein MQRLITFTTDFGESDHYVGAMKGVILTINPAAQLVDICNSVHSYDVLDGALTIAQAYRYFPTDTVHLVIVDPGVGSSRRPLLVTAEKHVFLAPDNGVLSLVYEQEERLSVRHITADHYFLQPTSNTFQGRDLFAAVAGWLSKGVEVSKFGEEIDDFVRFAAPKPKPINDNLMKGVVLKVDKFGNLITNFTPRDLPRLFDPPTPPAFKVLIGKSEVTRLRTAYADGAAGEVFAILGSMGFLEIATHRGQASRVLGVDKGSDVGVLFEEAAPAEAAG; encoded by the coding sequence ATGCAGCGGCTGATCACCTTCACCACCGACTTCGGCGAGAGCGACCACTACGTGGGCGCGATGAAGGGGGTGATCCTGACCATCAACCCGGCGGCGCAGCTCGTGGACATCTGCAACTCAGTGCACTCCTACGACGTGCTGGACGGGGCCCTGACCATCGCCCAGGCCTATCGCTACTTCCCGACGGACACCGTCCACCTGGTGATTGTGGACCCGGGGGTAGGGAGTTCCAGGCGGCCGCTGCTGGTCACGGCTGAGAAACATGTCTTTCTGGCGCCGGACAACGGCGTGCTGTCGCTGGTGTATGAGCAGGAGGAGCGGCTCTCGGTGCGACACATCACCGCCGACCATTACTTCCTGCAGCCCACGAGCAACACCTTCCAGGGCCGCGACCTGTTCGCCGCGGTGGCGGGATGGCTGAGCAAGGGGGTCGAGGTCTCGAAGTTCGGCGAGGAGATCGACGACTTTGTGCGCTTTGCCGCGCCCAAGCCCAAACCCATCAATGACAATCTGATGAAGGGCGTGGTGCTCAAGGTAGACAAGTTCGGCAACCTCATCACCAACTTCACGCCCAGAGACCTTCCCCGGCTGTTCGACCCGCCGACGCCGCCGGCGTTCAAGGTGCTGATCGGCAAGAGCGAGGTCACGCGCCTGCGCACGGCCTACGCCGACGGCGCCGCCGGCGAGGTGTTCGCCATCCTGGGCAGCATGGGATTCTTGGAGATCGCCACGCACCGCGGCCAAGCGTCGCGTGTGCTGGGCGTCGACAAGGGCTCGGACGTGGGCGTGCTCTTCGAGGAAGCCGCGCCTGCGGAAGCGGCGGGATAA
- a CDS encoding ATP-binding protein — protein sequence MNARIGSQFNERTWLTWLVKVRIIVITFLLGIGLAIIRLTTNNISEFGFVSVIVLWYTISVFYALLLSIWDDYLIQSRLQILADLVFVTAIVYLAGGSDTPFNFLYPLVIIIASIVLSRAWAYLVAALSFILFGATLELAYFDVIHSYATTRPDPKSLQAIIFINLFAFMAVAYLSSSLTTKLRQVDVQLQDKSGALEKLEALHENIINSMRGGVITTDLEGRVTLLNAPGQALLERRGRQALGQPVSKLFLDRLPDVSSSSIQGEVRSLTPSGKEKTFSITASPLTVPERGILGYVYAFSDLTEIRRLEREVRMRDRLSAVGRMAAGIAHEIRNPLSSIAGSVKLLSEISTLNDEQRTMVEIVTRESQRLNTIISDFLTYSREKRLEFTCLDLLPLLEDTLTLLENRPRKAPVEVVRRLEPGPAFSLVDGDRMKQVFWNICENALQAMPEGGRLTVSLRGDGDNWQISFADTGHGLASEQMDKIFEPFQTQFDGGTGLGLAIVYQIVQAHDGRIWARSAPGEGAEFTLELKRAAPPAEAEPAAAAVAKAGHG from the coding sequence ATGAACGCACGAATCGGATCTCAGTTCAACGAGCGTACCTGGCTCACCTGGCTGGTGAAGGTGCGCATCATCGTCATCACCTTCCTCCTGGGCATCGGCCTGGCCATCATCCGGCTTACGACCAACAACATCAGCGAGTTCGGCTTCGTCAGCGTGATCGTGCTCTGGTACACGATCTCGGTCTTCTACGCCCTGCTGCTCTCTATCTGGGACGACTACCTCATTCAGTCGCGGCTGCAGATCCTGGCCGACCTGGTTTTCGTCACCGCCATCGTCTATCTTGCCGGCGGCAGCGACACTCCCTTCAACTTCCTCTATCCGCTGGTCATCATTATCGCCAGCATCGTGCTCTCCCGCGCCTGGGCCTACCTGGTGGCGGCGCTCTCCTTCATCCTGTTCGGCGCCACCCTGGAGCTGGCCTACTTCGACGTCATCCACTCCTACGCCACCACCCGGCCGGACCCCAAGTCGTTGCAGGCCATCATCTTCATCAACCTCTTCGCCTTCATGGCCGTGGCCTACCTTTCCAGCAGTCTGACCACCAAGCTGCGTCAGGTGGATGTGCAGCTCCAGGATAAGAGCGGCGCCCTGGAGAAGCTGGAGGCCCTGCACGAGAACATCATCAACTCCATGCGCGGCGGCGTCATTACCACCGACCTGGAAGGACGGGTCACGCTGTTGAACGCGCCCGGGCAGGCGCTGCTCGAGCGTCGCGGCCGCCAGGCGCTGGGGCAGCCGGTCTCCAAGCTCTTTCTCGATCGCCTGCCCGACGTCTCCTCCTCTTCCATCCAGGGCGAGGTCCGCTCCCTCACTCCCTCGGGCAAGGAGAAGACCTTCAGCATCACCGCCTCGCCGCTGACCGTCCCCGAGCGCGGCATCCTGGGCTACGTCTACGCCTTCTCCGACCTGACCGAGATCCGGAGGCTGGAGCGCGAGGTGCGCATGCGCGACCGGCTTTCCGCGGTCGGCCGCATGGCGGCGGGCATCGCCCACGAGATCCGCAACCCGCTCTCCTCCATCGCCGGCTCGGTCAAGCTGCTCTCCGAGATCTCCACCCTCAACGACGAGCAGCGCACCATGGTGGAGATCGTCACTCGCGAGTCGCAGCGGCTCAACACCATCATCTCCGACTTCCTCACCTATTCGCGCGAGAAGAGGCTGGAGTTCACGTGCCTGGACCTGCTGCCGCTGCTCGAAGACACCCTCACCCTGCTGGAGAACCGGCCCCGCAAGGCGCCGGTCGAGGTGGTGCGCCGGCTGGAGCCGGGCCCGGCCTTCTCGCTGGTGGATGGCGACCGGATGAAGCAAGTGTTCTGGAACATCTGCGAGAACGCGCTGCAAGCCATGCCCGAAGGCGGGCGGCTCACCGTCTCGCTGCGCGGCGACGGCGACAACTGGCAGATCAGCTTCGCCGATACCGGGCACGGGCTGGCTTCGGAGCAGATGGACAAGATCTTCGAGCCCTTCCAGACCCAGTTCGACGGCGGGACCGGGCTGGGGCTGGCCATCGTGTACCAGATCGTGCAGGCCCACGACGGCAGGATCTGGGCGCGCTCGGCGCCGGGCGAGGGCGCAGAGTTCACCCTGGAACTGAAGCGAGCCGCACCGCCGGCGGAGGCTGAGCCCGCCGCAGCCGCCGTGGCCAAGGCGGGCCATGGCTAA
- a CDS encoding tetratricopeptide repeat protein: protein MSDAGNRQAAEDHYYSALDLYAEGRHQEAIEQYKKAIELDPSFTDAMHGLARAYQDLNRLDEAIEVAQKISTLDPNDTLAHTSLSILYQKKGMVPEAEEEANKARILGWKQQLKQKE, encoded by the coding sequence ATGAGTGACGCGGGCAATCGTCAGGCGGCGGAAGACCACTACTACAGCGCGCTCGACCTCTACGCCGAAGGCCGCCACCAGGAGGCCATCGAGCAGTACAAGAAGGCCATCGAGCTCGACCCCTCCTTCACCGACGCCATGCACGGGCTGGCCCGCGCCTATCAGGACCTGAACCGCCTGGACGAAGCCATCGAGGTTGCCCAGAAGATCTCCACCCTCGACCCCAACGACACCCTGGCCCACACCAGCCTCTCCATCCTGTACCAGAAGAAAGGGATGGTCCCGGAGGCGGAGGAAGAGGCGAACAAGGCGCGCATCCTGGGGTGGAAGCAGCAGCTAAAGCAGAAGGAGTAA
- a CDS encoding type II secretion system F family protein — MPVFTFKGTDAAGKKVAGERTAENKQVLAAALRRERIQPGAIKEKGKEFVMPTFGSGKVATKDLAIFFRQFSVMIDAGLPLVQCLEIMAANQENPTFQKCLTGVRTTVEGGATLANAMKGYPKIFDELTTNMIEAGETGGILDVILQRLAGYVEKAVRLRGAVKSALIYPVSVISIALVVVGGLMIFVVPIFANLFAGLGVDLPLPTRIVMGTSNALGFFVFKLWFVWIPGTIAFVWGFRQVLKTRRGRYLFDKMLLNIPVMGMLLRKIAVARFTRTLGTLITSGVPILEGLSITARTSGNAVLEEALMKVRKAIEEGRTIVDPLKESGVFPNMVTQMIGVGEATGAMDAMLSKIADFYEEEVDTATKDMLTLLEPIMIGFLGVAVGGIVISLYMPLFAMIGKLAG, encoded by the coding sequence ATGCCAGTCTTTACATTCAAGGGAACAGACGCAGCGGGCAAGAAGGTGGCCGGCGAGCGCACGGCGGAGAACAAGCAGGTGCTGGCCGCTGCCTTGCGGCGGGAGCGCATCCAGCCCGGCGCCATCAAGGAGAAGGGCAAAGAGTTCGTGATGCCCACCTTCGGCTCCGGCAAGGTCGCCACCAAGGACCTCGCCATCTTCTTCCGCCAGTTCTCGGTGATGATCGACGCCGGACTTCCCCTGGTACAGTGCCTGGAGATCATGGCCGCCAATCAGGAGAACCCCACCTTCCAGAAGTGCCTGACCGGCGTGCGGACCACGGTGGAAGGCGGCGCCACTCTGGCCAACGCCATGAAGGGCTATCCCAAGATCTTCGACGAACTCACCACCAACATGATCGAGGCGGGCGAGACCGGCGGTATTTTGGACGTCATCCTGCAGCGCCTGGCCGGATACGTGGAAAAGGCCGTGAGGCTGAGAGGCGCGGTGAAGTCGGCGCTCATCTACCCGGTCTCGGTCATCTCCATCGCCCTCGTCGTGGTGGGAGGGCTGATGATCTTCGTGGTTCCCATCTTCGCCAACCTGTTCGCCGGCTTGGGCGTGGACCTGCCGCTGCCCACCCGCATCGTCATGGGCACCAGTAATGCGCTGGGATTCTTCGTCTTCAAGCTTTGGTTTGTGTGGATCCCGGGCACCATAGCCTTCGTTTGGGGATTCAGACAGGTCCTCAAGACGCGCAGGGGCCGCTACCTCTTTGACAAGATGCTGCTGAACATCCCGGTGATGGGTATGTTGCTGCGCAAGATCGCGGTGGCGCGCTTCACCCGGACGCTGGGCACCCTGATCACCTCGGGCGTGCCCATCCTGGAGGGCCTATCCATCACCGCCCGCACCTCGGGCAACGCCGTCCTGGAAGAGGCGCTGATGAAGGTGCGCAAAGCCATCGAGGAAGGCCGCACCATCGTGGACCCGCTGAAGGAAAGCGGCGTGTTCCCCAACATGGTGACCCAGATGATCGGCGTGGGTGAGGCCACCGGCGCCATGGACGCCATGCTGTCGAAGATCGCGGACTTCTACGAAGAAGAGGTGGACACCGCCACCAAGGACATGCTGACCCTGCTGGAGCCCATTATGATCGGCTTCCTGGGCGTGGCCGTCGGTGGCATCGTCATCTCCCTGTATATGCCGCTGTTCGCCATGATCGGCAAACTGGCAGGGTAG
- a CDS encoding sigma-54 dependent transcriptional regulator — protein MANILLCDDERSICEMLDLALRKGGHRVETVNSGAAAKRKIDGALYDIIVTDVRMPSVDGLEVLRHARLISPDSLVLLITALDDSETPIQALNAGAFHFIRKGPALLEDVKAAIGLAAEKITLRQQNFAFRRDAASRNTLENFIGTSPPMQKLKETIRTVASTGSTIVIKGESGTGKELVARAVHACSPRAAEPFVSVNCGAFPETLLESELFGYVKGAFTGAGQNKSGLFEAANGGTLFLDEISETTPAMQVKLLRVLQERSLRPVGGTQEISVDVRVISATNKDLDELVASGGFREDLYYRLSVIPIVVPPLRERREDIPLLVLHFLKKYAPAAGKSIVRVTPQSLEALRDYDWPGNVRQLENTVERAVALETSDQLHVELPVERSKARTAGGPAPAAIPADGLDMEGYVASIERSLLESALRQSEGVQTRAAELLKLSYRSFRHLVKKYEI, from the coding sequence ATGGCTAATATCCTGCTCTGCGACGACGAGCGCTCCATCTGCGAGATGCTCGACCTGGCCCTGCGCAAGGGGGGGCACCGGGTGGAGACGGTCAATTCCGGCGCCGCTGCCAAGCGCAAGATCGACGGCGCCCTCTACGACATCATCGTCACCGACGTCCGCATGCCCTCCGTCGACGGCTTGGAGGTGCTGCGCCACGCCCGGCTCATCTCCCCGGACTCTCTGGTGCTGCTCATCACCGCCCTCGACGATTCAGAAACCCCCATCCAGGCGCTCAATGCCGGCGCCTTCCACTTCATTCGCAAAGGCCCCGCCCTGCTCGAGGACGTGAAGGCCGCCATCGGCCTGGCCGCGGAGAAGATCACCCTGCGGCAACAGAACTTCGCCTTCCGGCGCGACGCCGCCAGCCGCAACACGCTGGAGAACTTCATCGGCACCAGTCCGCCCATGCAGAAGCTGAAGGAGACCATCCGCACCGTCGCCTCCACCGGCTCGACCATCGTCATCAAGGGCGAGAGCGGGACGGGCAAGGAGCTGGTGGCCCGCGCCGTTCACGCCTGCTCGCCCCGCGCCGCCGAGCCCTTCGTCTCCGTCAACTGCGGCGCCTTCCCCGAGACCCTGCTGGAGAGCGAGCTCTTCGGTTACGTGAAGGGCGCTTTCACCGGCGCCGGCCAGAACAAGAGCGGCCTGTTCGAGGCGGCCAACGGCGGCACCCTCTTCCTCGACGAGATCAGCGAGACCACGCCCGCCATGCAGGTCAAGCTGCTGCGGGTGCTCCAGGAGCGCAGCCTGCGCCCGGTGGGAGGAACCCAGGAGATTTCGGTGGACGTGCGCGTCATCTCCGCCACCAACAAGGACCTGGACGAACTGGTCGCCTCCGGCGGCTTTCGCGAGGACCTCTACTACCGGCTGAGCGTCATTCCCATCGTGGTCCCGCCGCTGCGCGAGCGCCGCGAGGACATTCCCCTGCTGGTCCTCCACTTCCTCAAGAAGTACGCGCCCGCGGCGGGGAAGAGCATCGTGCGCGTCACGCCGCAGTCGCTCGAAGCGCTGCGCGACTACGACTGGCCGGGAAACGTCCGCCAACTGGAGAACACGGTGGAGCGCGCCGTGGCCCTCGAGACCTCCGACCAGTTGCACGTGGAGCTGCCGGTCGAGCGGTCGAAGGCGCGGACGGCTGGAGGGCCGGCGCCCGCCGCCATTCCCGCCGACGGCCTCGATATGGAGGGCTACGTGGCCTCCATCGAGCGCTCGCTGCTCGAGTCGGCGCTGCGCCAGTCCGAGGGCGTCCAGACCCGCGCCGCCGAGCTGCTCAAGCTCTCCTACCGCTCATTCCGGCATCTGGTGAAGAAGTACGAAATCTAG